From Sinorhizobium sp. B11:
TCTGCGCCCCGAAGAAAGGAGAGTTCGATGCGCACTCATGAACAGACACTAGAACTCGACTGCGGCAAGCTCGCCCCGACGTTCATGCAACGTCTTATGGCTGGCCTTGCACCGCTGGCAAACGCCCTTCGCATTGTGCGCAATCGCTCGCAGGTGAACGGGCTGCATGAGCTCGATGACAATCAGTTGCGGGATATCGGCCTGACGCGGGCCGATGTCACCTCCGCTTTTCTCGCCTCGACCTTCTTTGAAGATCCGTCGGAGCACCTGACGCAGGCGGCCAAGCGCCGCTGGCATATTGCGGTCATGCGCCCCTACAGGGACTGAATGCACGCGTTTCCCCGCAGGGTGATAGCCAATAGCCCTGCTGCTTAACCCGGTGATCGGCTTTCCCAAGCCATCTCCGGGTTTTTTTATTTCTTGCCCGCTGTTGAGCCGCCTGTGGAAGCGGGATCTTCGGGGGAGGCGGCAGGTTGGGGCCGATAAGCCTCGAAGATCGCCTCGAGGCTCTTCTGATAGCTTCTCTGCACTTCGAGACCGCTGTCGAACATGGCGTTCAGCATCTCGGTATAGCTGTCATTTCCGGCTTTCGGCGCGTCCTTCGGCGGTTCCGGAGCCTTGGCTGCCGGCTGCTGGAGCCCTGCCATCATCTCCTGGAATGCCTTGGCAAAGGGATTGTCGAGGAAGGGATTGGCGGGTTGCGGCTGAGGTTCCGGCTTCGGTACGCTGAACATCAGCTGCATGGCCTGGGTGAACGGATTATCGAAAATGCTGGGTTCGGGTGCGACCTTCGGCTTCGGCGCAAAACCGGTGCTTTCAAGCCATTTCTGGATCGTCTCGCCCATGGCGGTATTGACGAAGGGATTGACCGGCGAGGCCATCTGTCCCGTCGATTGCTTGAAGAGCCCGCCCATCAACGTACCGGCCATGACCGGCAGCATCTGCTTGTAGATCTCCTGTCCGATGCCGGTCATCTGCGCGGCCTGCGCGGCGATGGCGCGCGAGACTTCCTTCGATCCAAAAAGCTGTGAAAGGACGTTATTCCCGTCGGAAATGCCTTCAGGGGTGAAGGCCTTGCTCATGTCCTCGAAATATCTGGCATAATTGCCGGATGCCACCGCCTGCATGAGACCGACGAAATCATAGGGGTTGCTGGTGCTGCGCTTCAGGCCGGCGGAAAATGCCGGCATCAGCGCCGCCATCGCCTTCGTCGCCTGTTCTTGTGCGAGGTTGTACTGCTTGGCGATGGCATCCATCGCCGCGCCGTTCTGCGCCTGCATCATCATGTCGAAAAGCGGCAGCATGAAAGTCCCTCTCCCAGATTCGCAGCGCATGTTCGCGCCACTATAGCTCGAAATGGGAATGCGCAAACGGCTTTTTGGAAGGGGCCAATCGCCTCTTAGTATTGATATTCCTGGAAGACCGGCTCGACAGAGCCGTTCCAGCGGCCGTGATAGAGCGCGAGCAGGTCCTCCGCGAGCGTCGCCTTCTTGGCGAGAACCTCGTCGAGCGGCGCCAGGAAGATGCTCTCGTCGACGCCGTCGCCGTTGAGCCTGTTGCGCGCCTTGAGACCGGCCCGGGAAATATTGACGACCTCACGCGCCGTCTCGATCAGCGCATGGCCGCGGAAGGTGGCTTTGAGGCCTTCGTCCGGCACCATATTGCGCAGCGCGTTCACTTCCACAAAGCCCCAGTCTTTGGTCAGTTCGTCGGCCGCCTGCAGAGCGGTGTCATCATAGAGCAGGCCGACCCAGAAGGCCGGCAGGGCACAGATGCGCCGCCATGGGCCGCCATCGGCACCGCGCATTTCGAGGAAGCGCTTCAAGCGTACATCCGGAAACAGCGTCGAAAGATGGTTCGTCCAGTCGCCCATCGTCGGCTCGTACGCGGCGATTTCGCCCTTCAGCGCGCCGTTCATGAACTGGCGGAACGTGACGTGGGTCGCCCGGTGATAGTGGCCGTCGCGCATGACGAAATACATGGGCACGTCGAGCGCCCATTCGGCATAATCCTTGAAACCGAAATCGTCGCGGAAAGTGAAGTCGAGCAGGCCGCTGCGCTGGTTGTCCACGTCGCGCCAGACATCGCCGCGCCAGGAAAGAGCACCGTTCGGCTTGCCTTCGGTGAAGGG
This genomic window contains:
- a CDS encoding DUF937 domain-containing protein; this encodes MLPLFDMMMQAQNGAAMDAIAKQYNLAQEQATKAMAALMPAFSAGLKRSTSNPYDFVGLMQAVASGNYARYFEDMSKAFTPEGISDGNNVLSQLFGSKEVSRAIAAQAAQMTGIGQEIYKQMLPVMAGTLMGGLFKQSTGQMASPVNPFVNTAMGETIQKWLESTGFAPKPKVAPEPSIFDNPFTQAMQLMFSVPKPEPQPQPANPFLDNPFAKAFQEMMAGLQQPAAKAPEPPKDAPKAGNDSYTEMLNAMFDSGLEVQRSYQKSLEAIFEAYRPQPAASPEDPASTGGSTAGKK
- a CDS encoding glutamate--cysteine ligase translates to MARDTTDQTPISSVQELTDYLAAGNKPKERFRIGTEHEKFVFFRKDNSPVPYFGEASISALLKGLQAKSGWEPILDGDNIIGLGEQSGMGAISIEPGGQFELSGAPLENIHQTCKESNQHLAQVREIAEPMGIGFLGIGGSPTWTYAETPHMPKSRYEIMTSYMPEVGTRGLDMMYRTCTIQVNLDFSSEDDMRRKMRVSMKLQSLATALFASSPFTEGKPNGALSWRGDVWRDVDNQRSGLLDFTFRDDFGFKDYAEWALDVPMYFVMRDGHYHRATHVTFRQFMNGALKGEIAAYEPTMGDWTNHLSTLFPDVRLKRFLEMRGADGGPWRRICALPAFWVGLLYDDTALQAADELTKDWGFVEVNALRNMVPDEGLKATFRGHALIETAREVVNISRAGLKARNRLNGDGVDESIFLAPLDEVLAKKATLAEDLLALYHGRWNGSVEPVFQEYQY
- a CDS encoding DUF1127 domain-containing protein, producing MRTHEQTLELDCGKLAPTFMQRLMAGLAPLANALRIVRNRSQVNGLHELDDNQLRDIGLTRADVTSAFLASTFFEDPSEHLTQAAKRRWHIAVMRPYRD